A window of Stegostoma tigrinum isolate sSteTig4 chromosome 45, sSteTig4.hap1, whole genome shotgun sequence genomic DNA:
ACAGCAAGACAGATTAAGCAATGACAGTAAATCACAGAGAAATGGAGATTAGAGTTATTGATTCAGATGCTGTGTTTTAAAAGGTTAATTTCTCATCTTCACTTCCCCCATATTGTTGCAAATATGGATCATGGTGAATGCTGTTGAAACTTTGAACAGCGTGATGAAACAGTGGGGACAGTACAGAGTCATTAGGAGCAATAACTCGAGATAATGGAGCAGTCAATTGCTGTCCAGCTTCTGCTTCACTACAGCATTTTAATCACCCACCATCGCTTTCAAGGGATTTTGATAACTGTAACCATTTCTCATTGTTTGATCTCTCTATCACACTTAAAGGTGTCTGATCCCAGGACTGAGCAAAACTGGCCGCTgtaacagagtcatagagctgcacagacccttcggtccaacgcgTCCATGCaatcagataccctaaattaatccagtcccatttgtcagcatttggcccacatccctctaaacccttcctatccatgtccccatccagatgccttttaaatgttgtaactgtaccagcccccaccccttccgctggcagctcattccatacacacaccaccctctgtgtgaaaacgttaccgGTCTCAGACGCAGAGGGACCCTCTGCTCCATGCGGAGTAGAAAGAGCCCTGGTTGTAGCGTCCATCCCTCTGAGATGGAGGTCTCGGTTTAAGttcaacctgctccagaggtgggtcataacatctctgaacagtttggaGAGATAAATATGGTAAATTATGTTCAATCAGATGGATAAGGAAAGAAAACACTAGCATTGTTTGTGGGACCGTCTTGTGGCATGGTGAAGTTTGTAGAGTTTTGTGTATgcgtggagtttccacattctccccgtgtctgggtgagtttcttctgggtgctccagtttcctcccacagtccaaagatgtgcaggttagggtggattggccgtgctaaattgtcccgtagtgcccagggatgtgcgggttagggtggactggccgtgctaaattgtcccgtagtgcccagggatgtgcgggttagggtgcgttggccgtgctaaattgtcccatagtgcccaggggtgtgcgggtaagggtgggattggccatgctaaattgtcccgtagtgcccagggatgtgcgggttagggtggattggccgtgctaaattgtcccgtagtgcacagggatgtgcgggtaagggtgggattggccatgctaaattgtcccatagtgccagggatgtgcgggtaagggtgggattggccatgctaaattgtcccatagtgcccaggggtgtgcgggtaagggtgggattggccatgctaaattgtcccatagtgcccaggggtgtgcgggtaagggtgggattggccatgctaaattgtcccgtagtgcccagggatgtgcgggttagggtggattggccgtgctaaattgtcccgtagtgcacagggatgtgcgggtaagggtgggattggccatgctaaattgtcccatagtgccagggatgtgcgggtaagggtgggattggccatgctaaattgtcccatagtgcccaggggtgtgcgggtaagggtgggattggccatgctaaattgtcccatagtgccagggatgtgcgggttagggtggattggctgtgctaaattgtcccgtcgcgccagggatgtgcgggttagggtggattggccgtgctaaattgtcccgtagtgcccagggatgtgcaggtttgggtgtattggccgtgctaaattgtcctgtagtgcccagggatgtgcgggttagggtggactggccatgctaaattgtcccatagtgcccagggatgtgcaagttaggatgggttggccatgggaaatgcagggttacagggattggggagGGGGCTGGATcttgctcttcagagagtcagtgtgtagttgatgggctgaatggcctgcttccacactatagagattctatgatcgtAACAGTGATCTAATTCTATAATTCTACAAATCTAATTCTATAATCCTAAGGGGCTGCCTCCATAGCCCTTGACCCTTTAGTGATGTGCCTGTCCTATCCCTACCCACCTCTGCTTCAAGGACCCAGTCTTTGCTTGCGtctgtggggtgggggaaggactGACAGACCGGGGCGGGGGTAACCCTGTGTGAAACGAGGTGGATCTGACCTGTCACAAACATTCAAAACCACATTGTTCCGAGCAGCGGCTACCGGAGGGACACAGATAGAGAGGAATCGAGGgaagggagggcgagggagaggaggaggtgggtTTGTTGAGGGGCTGAGTTGAAGAGACGGTTGCAACAGGAATTTTCAAACAAATGGTTAGGGAGGGGCTACAGGAAATGCTGGACAGGGAGAATGCGCAGATGGAAAATGACAAGACTACCTCGATGGATCTTCCCAAAGGATCCGGTTCAggcatgatgggcagaatggtatCCTGCCATGCCATGAGTCAGGGTGTTAGAGTGGTGGCTACATCCAAACCGTTGTCTTACAGTcatgtggggaggtggggtgcaGGGGAAACGGAGTTCCAAACAGCGAGTACGGGAAGTACCAGCTCTTGATGGGGTAAGTGTGGGCCCCAGCTCTGGGGGAGGAGGCACTGGGAGTTCAATACCCCTGGGTTCACTTCAGACAGGGAGGACCATTTTTGAACGTCAATCTTGATGGGGGTGGGATTAGGGTCATGAGGTGAACTCGGCTGGTGGGGACGGGGTCCTGCTAGTTTCTCCCCAAAAGAGCTGCTTCAGCCCAATGTGCAGCCACTCCTGAGAGttgtgggggaggtgggagggttTTAGGGAAACATGAGGAGAGACGGGGGTAAATATGGCACAGTACCAGAGGGTTCACCCGTAGAAACAAACActcaacatcccatttccctccaggTTGGCGCAAGGAGCAGCAACATGGGCAGAGTCTCCAGCGATCAACGTAGGACATGGAGTtgaggtgtggggggggaatgtggagGACATTCAGGGACCAAGGGTTTGATCATCAGAGCAGCCAACAACACAGGGGGAGGAGACTCCAGCTCAGGGCACCAGGACAACAGCAAGATGATCAGCAACTTGGTTAGAATTTACACTGACAGTCCCTGTCACAGGAGtcatgtagagggagctttactctgtacctaacccctcGTGCtgcccctgggagtgtttgatggggggacagtgtagatggagctttactctgtatctaaccttgtgctgcccctgtcctggagtgtttgatggggaactgTATAGAGGGAACTTTACTCCATCTCTTATCCCGTGCTGTCGCTATTCGGCAGTGTCGAGTCAGCTGCACtctgtatatgagtgtgtgtgtgtgtgtgtgtgtgtgtgtgtgtgtttgtgtgtgtgtgtttgtatgagtgtgtgtgtgtgtgtgtgtatttgtgtgtcagggtgagtgtgtgtgtgtcagtatgaatatgtgtgtttgtgtgagtgtgtgagtgagggagagtgtgtgagagcatgtgtgtgtgtgagaccatgtgtgtgtgtttgcgagagagtgtgtgtgggtgagtgtgtgtaaagagagtgtgtgtgtgtgagcatgtgtgtgagtgtttgtgtgtgtatgagtgtgtgtgtgtgtcagtgtgcgtgtgtatttgtgtgtcagtgtgtgtgtatgtcaatgtgaatatgtgtgtgtcagtgtgaatatgtgtgtgtgtgtatgtgagtgtgtgtgtgtgagtgtgtatgcatgtgtgtgtgagtgtttgtgtatgaatgagtgagtgtgtcggtgtgtgtgtgtgtgtatttgtgagtcagtgtgagtatgtgtgtcagtgtaactgtgtgagtgtgtatgtcagtgtgaatatgtgagtgtccgtgtgaatatgtgtgtgtgtgtgagagtgagtgagggagagtgtgtgagcatgtgaaaccatgtgtgagtgtttgagagagagagtgtgtgtgtgtgtatgagagtgtgtgtgagtgtgtgtgagagtgtgtgagtgtgagggtgagtgtgagtgtgtgtgagtgtatgagagtgtgtgtgggagtgtgtgattgtgagggtgagtgtgtgtatgtgaatgagagtgtgtgtgagtgtgtgtgtgtgtgtgagtgtgagggtgagtgtgtgtgagtgtgtgtgagtatatttGGGATCTGCCTCCTTAAAGTGAGTGAacgagtgtatgagagagagagagcgagagaggttGCTTGGCGCAGACACTGTTTGCTTTATTTGATCAGTGGGTGTGATTTATTGGATAGAGGGCTGGAAGCCGAGGGTGAGTGTCACGGACACTCAGTCGATGTGATCCGGTGGCTCGTCCCAGTTGGGGTTGTCTCCGCGGGGTTTGGGCCCACCAGATTTCTTGGCCATGATGATCTGGTCGACACTGAGCACAGTGACCGCGGCGTTGGTGGCGAGCCTGATGGCTGACCGTTTGACCAGGAGGGGGTCCCAAATGCCAGCTTCGGCTGCATCCAGCAGATCGGTGCCGCCGGACTCCATGTCAAAGCCCAGGTTGCGATGGCCCTCCTGGTGAGCAGCGTAGAGACGGGCAATGACCTGCTGCTCCTGGTCACCGGCATTGCGGACGAGAGCCTCGGCCACGTCCTGGAAGGAGCGGGCGTACTCCTGGATGGCATACTGCTCCAAGCTTGGGCATGAGGCGCCATGGGCCGCGACCCGCAATGCCAGCTCGACCTCGGTGGCTCCGGCCCCCGGCACCAGGCGGGGGTCTAGGCCAAGGCTCCTGTAGGTGCTCACCCCGTCCCGAATAGCCTCCTCCAGCTGGTCCTGGAGGCCGTGAAGGGGGCCCCTCAGCAGGATGGTGGCCACGGCTGGTGCCCCTTTCTCCTGCTCGAAGACCACCAGCTGGGTGCTGCCCACTTCCTGGAGGTACACGCGGTCGCAATTGCCCAGCTCCTCCGGAGATGGCGTTCCCAGCTTCAGGAGCGGCGTTGCTCCCACTGCCTTGGCCAGGCGGGTCAGCTCATGCCTGGAGTGTAACCGTACCACCATCAGCTGGTGCTGGTCGGCATAGTGTAGTGCCAGGTCACCCACCTTGCCCCCAACCACCAGCACAGTGACTCCAGCCTGCAACAGGGCCCGGACCTGGGCCTCCATTAGGCGCTCCTCCCCATCCCCGAAGCCCAGCATGTCGGCTGGCCCCTGAAGCAGCACCGTGCCCTTGGTCTCGGGCCTGGAGAGCTCGAAGGGGCAGCTGTAGACTGCCACCCGGGCGTCCCTCACCGAAGTCACCAGGCTCTCGGCCTCCTTCTTGAAGGCCATACCGCCCAGCACCACAGAGTCTCCCACCCCAGCCCCCAGCACCTTGCAGACCCTCACCAGGTCAGGGTCAAAGACACCGTGGCCTCCCGAGCAGACCACCACACAACTACGGGCTACCAGCTGGGAGAGCGGCCCCTCGTAGCCGCACTGCTTGCTCATGATGGGGGTCCGCACTGTGTTCGCCACCGCTCCCTCATCCAGCGGGGCCTCCAGCTGCCCGCAGCACAGCTCGTCCAGCACCTCTAGGGCACGCTGACAACCCTGGCAGTAACCCTTGATCACCTCAGGCACGGAGAGGCCGCTCCTGAGCAGGGAGCCCGCCCGGTCCAGCAGCGATCCAGCCAGCAGCAACACCAGGGTACGTCCATCGCCCACCTCCTCCTCTTGCATCTTCATGGCCAGCACCAGCATATTGGCAGCTGGGTGCTCGATCTGGTACTCGCGCAGCACCGTGCTGCTGTCCCCTGTCACCAGGATCTTCTGCAGGTGGCTCACCACCAGCTTGTTGAGGCCGCTCGGCCCGTAGGTGGCCCGCAGTGACTGTGACAGCTCCTTGCAGGCCTCGATGTTGCGGTAGACCACCTCCTCCAGGCCACTGAAGTACCGCGCCCCACTGGTCAGCATCTGCAGGTACCCAGGGGGTTTTGGAACATGTGCCGCCATCACCTagagagggaaaaagagagaACACTCAACAGGGAAGCCAGCTCAATCCGTCCACCCCCTTCCTCCTCACTCTGCCTgtccatccccccctccctcactctgcctgtccatccccctctccctcactctgcctgtccatccccccctccctcactctgcccatccatccccctctccctcactctgtctgtccatccccccccctcactctgcctgtccatccccctctccctcactctgcctgtccatccccccctccctcactctgtctgtccatccccccctccctcactctgcctgtccatccccctctccctcactctgcctgtccatcccccccctcactctgcctgtccatccccccctccctcactctgcctgtccatccccccctccctcactctgcctgtccatccccccctccctcagtctgcctgtccatccccctctccctcagtctgcctgtccattcccctctccctcactctgcctgtccatctccctctccctcactcagcctgtccatccccctctccctcactttgcctgtccatccccctctccctcagtctgcctgtccatctccctctccctcactctgcccatccatcccccctccctcactctgcccATCCATCCCCCCTCCCTCAATCTGCTTAtccacccccctctccctcaaTCTGCCCATCCAACCCTTTCCTCCTTACTCTGCCCAtccatccccctctccctcaaTCTGCCCATCCAACCCTTTCCTCCTTACTCTGCCCATCCATTCCCCTCTCCCTTACTCTGCCCATCCATCCCCTTCTCCCTCACTCTGCCTGtccatccccctctccctcactctgcctgtccatctccctctccctcactctgcccatccatctccctctccctcactctgcccatccatcccccctccctcactctgcccATCCATCCCCCCTCCCTCAATCTGCTTATCCACCCGCTTCCTCCTCACTCTGCCCATCTATCCCGCTCTCCCTCAATCTGCCTATCCACTTCCTTCCTCATCACTCTGCCCATCCAACCCCTTTTCCCCATCAATCTGCCCATCCATCCCCTTCCTCCTCACTCTGCCCATCTATCCCCCTCTCCCTCAATCTGcccatccacctccctcaccGTCAATCTGCTCAtccatcccctctctccctcaatttctccatccatccccttctcccacaATCTCTCtatccacccccatctccctcaATCTGCCCATCCAATCCCCCTCTCCTTCAATCTCTCTATCCATCACCCGCCCTCAATCTCTCCATCCGTCCCCTACCTGCTCAATCTGCTCAtccattcccctctccctcaaTCACTCCATCCATCCCCTTCCTGCTCGATCTGCCCATCCATCCTGTTCTCTCTCAATCTGCCCatccacccccccttccccctcaatttctccatccatcccctattccctcaATCTGCCCATccatctccccttctccctcaaTCTGCCCATCCATCTCGCCTACTCCCTCAATCTCTCCATCCATCTCCTTCTTCCTCAATCTCtccattcactcccttcacccaATCTCTCCATTCATCCCCTTCTCCCTCAATCTGCCCATCCATCTCATTCTTCCTCAATGTACTCATCTATCTCACTCCCATCGTGATCATTATCTGTATGACTGGACCaggtttagatacagagtaaagctgcttctactgttttaaaatgaaagtaaagctccctctacactgtctcccatcaACACGCCCAGGACAGGGACGGCACggggttacatacagagtaaagctccctctacgctgTCTCCCATCAACACGCCCAGGACAGGGATgcatggggttagacacagagtaaagcttcctctacactgtctcccatcaACACGCCCAGGACAGGGACGGCACGGGGTTACatagagagtaaagctccctctacgctgTCTCCCATCAACACGCCCAGGACAGGGATgcatggggttagacacagagtaaagcttcctctacactgtctcccatcaAAAGCTCCCAGGACAGGGGGGGCGGCATTGGGTGAGATACAgactaaagctccctctacactgtcccccgtcAAGCATACCCAGGACACGTACAGcacgaggttagatacagagtaaagctccctctacactgccctccatcaaacactcccaggacaaggacagcacggggttagatacagagtaaagatccctctacactgtcccccatcaaaccccacccccccccccccaggatagagacagcacggggttagacacagagtaaagctccctctacactgtcccccgtcAAGCATACCCAGGACACGTACAGcatgaggttagatacagagtgatgcttcctctacactgccctccatcaaacactcccaggacagggacagcacggggttagatacagagtaaagctccctctacactgtcccccatcaaacact
This region includes:
- the LOC125448785 gene encoding T-complex protein 1 subunit theta-like isoform X1 — protein: MVMAAHVPKPPGYLQMLTSGARYFSGLEEVVYRNIEACKELSQSLRATYGPSGLNKLVVSHLQKILVTGDSSTVLREYQIEHPAANMLVLAMKMQEEEVGDGRTLVLLLAGSLLDRAGSLLRSGLSVPEVIKGYCQGCQRALEVLDELCCGQLEAPLDEGAVANTVRTPIMSKQCGYEGPLSQLVARSCVVVCSGGHGVFDPDLVRVCKVLGAGVGDSVVLGGMAFKKEAESLVTSVRDARVAVYSCPFELSRPETKGTVLLQGPADMLGFGDGEERLMEAQVRALLQAGVTVLVVGGKVGDLALHYADQHQLMVVRLHSRHELTRLAKAVGATPLLKLGTPSPEELGNCDRVYLQEVGSTQLVVFEQEKGAPAVATILLRGPLHGLQDQLEEAIRDGVSTYRSLGLDPRLVPGAGATEVELALRVAAHGASCPSLEQYAIQEYARSFQDVAEALVRNAGDQEQQVIARLYAAHQEGHRNLGFDMESGGTDLLDAAEAGIWDPLLVKRSAIRLATNAAVTVLSVDQIIMAKKSGGPKPRGDNPNWDEPPDHID
- the LOC125448785 gene encoding T-complex protein 1 subunit theta-like isoform X2 codes for the protein MAAHVPKPPGYLQMLTSGARYFSGLEEVVYRNIEACKELSQSLRATYGPSGLNKLVVSHLQKILVTGDSSTVLREYQIEHPAANMLVLAMKMQEEEVGDGRTLVLLLAGSLLDRAGSLLRSGLSVPEVIKGYCQGCQRALEVLDELCCGQLEAPLDEGAVANTVRTPIMSKQCGYEGPLSQLVARSCVVVCSGGHGVFDPDLVRVCKVLGAGVGDSVVLGGMAFKKEAESLVTSVRDARVAVYSCPFELSRPETKGTVLLQGPADMLGFGDGEERLMEAQVRALLQAGVTVLVVGGKVGDLALHYADQHQLMVVRLHSRHELTRLAKAVGATPLLKLGTPSPEELGNCDRVYLQEVGSTQLVVFEQEKGAPAVATILLRGPLHGLQDQLEEAIRDGVSTYRSLGLDPRLVPGAGATEVELALRVAAHGASCPSLEQYAIQEYARSFQDVAEALVRNAGDQEQQVIARLYAAHQEGHRNLGFDMESGGTDLLDAAEAGIWDPLLVKRSAIRLATNAAVTVLSVDQIIMAKKSGGPKPRGDNPNWDEPPDHID